The sequence below is a genomic window from Dyadobacter chenwenxiniae.
AAGTTGATCAATGTTGCGCTCAGGTAAGTGGGCTGGCCGCCATCACCTGGGTCGAATGCTCTTGAAATACCATTTTGGTTTGTCCATTCATTAGGTCCGTCAGACATTTTAACCCAAACATTATCTGCATTGCTTTTGAATACACCGCCCGCTGCTGCTTTGGTAACGTATGTTGCTGCTTTGGCAGCATCCACATTGGAAATACGCAAAGCCAGGCGAAGCATTAGCGAGTAACCCCATTTTTTCCATTTGGTAATATCACCATTGTAAATAAAATCCGCAGACTTGAACCCTTCATCCGGATTTGACGTGCTCAATGCAGCGGTCGCCTCGTCAAGCTCTTTCAGCAGATCGGCGTAGATAACATCCTGTGTATCGTATTTTGGGAAAAAGATCCCCTCAATGCCTTTATTCGCTTCTGAGTAAGGAATGTTGCCGTACATGTCGGTCAACCTGGCAAAGCTGAATACGCGAATAATCCGTGCTGCTTCACGCATATTTTTATATTTACCCTCGGCAAAACCACCAGGACCCGACTGTTTCAGGATCTCAGCAACGTTTTTCAACTGGTCATTGTAAGTGAATTCAAATGGCGCTGCATTCGTTTCCGCATTGCTTTGATACTTATCGCCAGGAGCAATTCCACCGCCCGAATTAGCCAGTTGCTGGATCGCATAGGCAAACATGCCGATATTCGTACGCCAGTCAATGTAACGGTTATCGCCCGTTGTTCCGTTGGAAGCGATGGCCAGTTCGGTAGACGTGAAGATAAAGTTCAAATCCACCTCATTCAATGCCTGGGGATTAATGTTCAGGTCATGCAATTGCTTGGTGTCGCAGCCCGTCACCAGGACAACCGCCAGGCCATATTTTATATACTTTTTCAAATTTTTCATTTTTCGATAATTAAAATGTTGCTCTCAAATTGAAACCGTAACTGCGTGTGGAAGGAAACCCGAAGTAGTCAAAACCTTGTGAGTTTCCGTTAGAATAAGTCGATTCCGGGTCAACATTGTCGATATTCTTGAACAGGATCGCCAGGTTACGTCCTACGAAGGAAAGCGTCAGGTTTTGCAGGGGTGTTTTTTCCAGCAGTTTTTTAGGAAATGAATAGCCTAATGTAAGTTGTCTCAATTTTACAAATGATGCATCGTACAAATACATGGTTGTTACAGCATCTGCTTCGCCACCCACAGATCCCCAATAGTTGTAAGCCTCTTGCGGAGTAAGTGTTTTGGTAAATGGCTTATAATCAGTTCCTTCTTGTGTGACACCTGTAACGGTCAAAGGAGCTTCACCTTCACGGCCTTGCAGCGAACGCTTGCTTACGCCCCACGAATCAAGCCGCATGTTGGTTCCGGAGAGAATATCACCGCCAACTTTAAAGTCAACCAGGAACGAAAGGTCAAATCCTTTGTAATTGAATGCATTGGTAAGACCTCCTGTCAATTTGGCAATACCA
It includes:
- a CDS encoding SusD/RagB family nutrient-binding outer membrane lipoprotein; amino-acid sequence: MKNLKKYIKYGLAVVLVTGCDTKQLHDLNINPQALNEVDLNFIFTSTELAIASNGTTGDNRYIDWRTNIGMFAYAIQQLANSGGGIAPGDKYQSNAETNAAPFEFTYNDQLKNVAEILKQSGPGGFAEGKYKNMREAARIIRVFSFARLTDMYGNIPYSEANKGIEGIFFPKYDTQDVIYADLLKELDEATAALSTSNPDEGFKSADFIYNGDITKWKKWGYSLMLRLALRISNVDAAKAATYVTKAAAGGVFKSNADNVWVKMSDGPNEWTNQNGISRAFDPGDGGQPTYLSATLINFLKGTNQGVATDDDPRLMIISGGINGTIVDPVKQKGMPNGYDQAMLDKLEGKQVDVAKTYSRINSKMLQDSDPYMIMNYGEVELLLAEAIERKIGSGIAGTAKSHYEAGVKASMQMYTPFDATLTVADAAVTKYLTTYPYGVTKPALEMIGEQMWVNKFFNWWEAWSDWRRTGYPKLTPTNYPGNVTGGTIPVRLRYPTNEVAGNPNYQTGATLPDDFTTKVWWDK